The genomic interval CGTACGAGATATCCGGACCCCACAGTTTGGACTCGGCCGCCATATCGTACGCCAGCGGCGGGTCACCTGCGGTGTAGAGCATATCGTCGGTCTGTACGACTCCGCCGAATCCCGTGTTCCAGTCGAACGTCTCGACCAGTTCGCCCGACGACGCCGATACGACGTACGTTTCGAACACGCCCACGGCGTAGATTCGTTGCTCGGTTGTGGCGATTCCGACGAGGTGTCCCTCCATTTCGTCGAGCTCCCAGACGGTCTCGCCCGACTCGGCATCCAACGCCCGGACTATCGGTTCCTGTTCGTCTCCGCTCCCGTCGGCGTCGCTTCCGAACACGACGAGTCCGTCGTGAACCGCCACGTAGTCCATCTTGGTCCGTGTGCCGTCGTCTCGGGTCTCGTGAGTCCACTGTTCGTCTCCGGTGTCGGCATCGAGCGCGAACAACTCGGCGTTGTCGGCTTCGTCACCCGATGCCGACGCGCCGACGAAGACCATCGAGTCGGTGGCCGCGAGCGAGGTTTCGATGTTCAGTAGCATGTACTGCTCCGGAACCGCGCTGGTGGACCACTCCGATGTCCCGTCGCTCGCGTATCGTCGGAGCTCGTTCCCGTACGACGCGGTGTAAAGCGAGTCGCCCCTGACGGCGAGGCTGTGACCGCTGAACGACCACTGTTCGGACAGGTCGATACCGGCATTCCGGTCGTCGTCCGTCTCGTCCGTTTCCGTCGTCTCGTCGGTTTCCGCTGTCTGGGTGGGTCCGCTCGTCGTTTCCGACGATGATTGCGTTGTCGATTCCTCGGTCGTCTGGGTCGACTGGTCCTCATCGCTGGTCAACCGCAGACACCCGCCGGTCAACCCGATTCCCGAGAGTGCCAGTACCTCCCGTCTTCTCATGACCACCGGTTCGAAACCCCCTCAAATATAGATGCGTGATGTCCCGCCAGCGCCGAGATGTATCGAGAGGCAACGCCACACTCAAGTCCACGGCGACCAACCTCACACCGAATGACCGACACCGAGGTCCTCGTGGTCGGCGGGGGGTCGACCGGATGCGGGGTCGCCCGCGACCTCGCGATGCGCGGGGTCGACGTGACCCTCGTCGAGAAGGGCAACCTCACCCACGGAACGACCGGCCGGATGCACGGCCTGCTCCACAGCGGCGGCCGCTACGCCGTCTCCGACCGGGCGAGCGCGGAGGAGTGCATCGAGGAGAACCGCGTCCTCCGGGACATCGCCTCCCACTGCGTCGAGATGACCGGCGGCCAGTTCGTCCAGTTGGCGGGCGACCCCGACGAGTACTTCGAGCGGAAGCTCGCGGGGTGTCGCGACTGCGGCATCCCCGCCGAGGTCCTCACGGCCGAGGAGGCCCGCGAGGAAGAACCCTACCTCACGAAGGACGTGGAGCGCGCGATTCGGGTGCCCGACGGCGCGGTCGACCCCTTCCGGCTCTGCGTGGCGAACGCCGCCGACGCCGAGCGCCACGGCGCGCGAATCGAGACCCACACCGAGGTCGTGGACGTGCTCGTCGACGGCGAGGCGCGTCGCGCCTCGCCGTCGACGAGCGAGCGACCCCCGCGGGGGGACGTGTTCGGCGTGGAGGTCCGCCACGAGTCCGGGCCCGGCAAGCGCGAGCACGCCGCGCCGGGCGAGCGAGAGCGCATCACGGCCGAGTACGTCGTCAACGCCGCGGGCGCGTGGGCCGGGCAGTTGGGCGCGATGGCGGGCGTCGACGTGGACGTTCGGCCCTCGAAGGGGGCGATGGTGGTGATGAACTGTCGGCAGGTCGACACCGTGATAAACCGCTGTCGGCCCAAGGGCGACGCCGACATCGTGGTGCCCCACGAGACGACCGCGATTCTGGGCACGACCGACGTGGAGGTCGAGGACCCCGAGGAGTACCCCGAGGAGCACTGGGAAGTGGACCTGATGATAGACGAACTCGCCGAGTTGGTTCCCATCCTCCGGGAGGCCCGGACGGTCCGGTCGTTCTGGGGCGTGCGACCGCTCTACGAGCCCCCCGAACGGGGGACTACGGACCCCACCGACATCACCCGCGACTACTTCCTGCTCGACCACGAAGAGCGCGACGGCCTCTCGGGGTTCGCGTCCATCGTCGGCGGGAAGTTCACCACCTACCGACTGATGGCCGAGGAGATAGCCGACCACGTCTGCGGGGAACTGGGGGTCTCCGCGCGGTGTCGAACGGCCGACGAACCCCTCCCCGGGAGCGAGGACCCCGGGGTGCTGGACGACCACATGGACCGGTTCGGCCTGCGCTCGCCGATTGCCCGACGGAGCGCCCAGCGACTCGGGAGCCGGGCCGACGAGGTCCTCCGGACCGACGACCCCAACCCCGTCCTCTGCGACTGCGAGGCGGTCACCCGCGCGGAGGTCCGGGACGCCATCGCCCAGTCGGGAACCGACCTCAACGCGGTTCGCATCCGGACCCGGGCCTCGATGGGCAACTGTCAGGGCGGGTTCTGCGCTCACCGCCTCGCCGCCGAACTCCACCCCGAGTACGGCGACGAGCAGGCCGACGCCGCGCTCGACGAACTCATAGACGAGCGCTGGAAGGGCGAGCGCCACGCCCTCTGGGGCGAACAGCTCTCGCAGGCGATGCTCAACTACGCGCTTCAGGCGACCACGATGAACCGCGACCGCGACACCCGAGACGGTGCGCGAATCGACTTCGCGGCGTTCGACTCGGGGACCCGAACGCCCCCCGAACGGGAGGAGAGCCGTGGCGATTGAGGACGACGTTCTCGTAATCGGGGGCGGCCTCGCCGGGATGACCGCCGCGCTCGCGGCCGCCCGCGAGGGCGCGGGCGTCCGCGTCGTCTCCCACAAGGAGTCGACCCTGCGCTCGGCGAGCGGATTGGTCGACGTGCTGGGATATCCGCCGGAACGCGCGCCGGGGTCGGCGTCCGGGGACGCCGACCCCGGCGCGAGCGTGCGGGGAGAGGACGAGAACGCCGACCCCGCCGCGCGCTCGCGCCGCGAGCGCGCGGCCGACGGCCCCCTCGTCGACCCCTTCGAGGCCATCCCCGACCTCCCCGAATCGCATCCCTACCGGAGGGTCGGCGTCGAGGGCGTCCGTGACGCCCTCGACCTGTTCGACGACGCGGTCGGCGACCGGTACCGCGGGGGACACACCGACCGGAACGCGCTGGTCCCGACCCACGGCGGGCGCATCAAGCCCACCGCGCGCTACCCCGCGAGCGCCGCGGCCGGACTCGCGAGCGACGACCGGCCCGCGCTCCTCGTGGGCTTCGAGACCGTGACCGACTTCGACGCGCCGCTCGCGGCCGCTCACCTCGAATCGGCGGGCGTCCCGTTCGCGGCGCGAGGAGTCACCGTCCGGTTCCCCGGCGGCTTCCGGGCCGACGCCCGACTCACCCGGTTCGCCGACGCGCTCGACTCGAACGAGCGCGTCGAGATCGGCGGCTCCGGGGGGAGCTACACCGAGTCGCTCCCGGCGCGCGAGGCGCTCGCCGAAGTCGTGAAGGACCGCCTCCGGGGCGAGCAGCGAGTCGGCTTCCCCGCCCTGCTCGGCCAGCACGACGCCGCGGGGGTGCGCGAATCCCTCGAAGCCGAACTCGGTGCGGCGGTCTTCGAGGTGCCGATGGGTCCCCCGAGCCTGCCGGGGCTGCGCCTCGAAGGCGCGCTCGTCTCGGCCTGCCGGGACGCTGGCGTTCGGTTCTCGACCGGCAACCCCGTGGTGGGCTACGAGACGGCGACCGGCCCCGGCGGGGACGGCGAAATCGCCGCGGTCCGGGTCGACCGAAACGGCGCGAGCGTCCCCTTCCACGCCGAGTCGTTCGTGCTCGCGACCGGCGGACTCGTGGGGAAGGGCATCGATTCGGACCGCGAGGGGGTCAAGGAACCGATCTTCGACTGCCACGTCTCGCATCCGAGCGACCGGTACGACTGGTTCGAAGACGAGACCTTCGGCGACCACCCGTTCGCCCGGTTCGGGGTCGAGACCGACGACGACTTGCGGCCGCTCGACTCGCGGGGAGCGCTGGAGTTCCCGAACCTCCGGGCCTGCGGGGCGGTGCTGGGCGGCTACGACTTCGCCGCGGAGAAGTCGGGCGCTGGCGTCTCGCTCGCCACCGGGCGGGCGGCCGGACTCGCGGCGGCGCGGGAGGGACTCGAAGCATGAGCGATGCACGAAATCCGGACGACACCGACGACACCGACGACGTGCGACAGGAAGCGACAGTGGACGACGAGGCGTTCGAGCCCGTGGCGGTGTTCGGCGAGAGCGAGGAGATGGACCTCCGGCCGGGCAGCGACGACTGCTACAAGTGTTCGACCTGCGACACCGCCTGCCCGGTCGCCGAGGTGGACGACGAGTTCCCGGGACCGAAGTTCCAGGGGCCCGAGCAGTGGCGGCTCAAGCGCAAGGGCGACCACGATATCGACGAGTCGGTGATGTCCTGCTCGAACTGCATGCGGTGTGACGACGCCTGCCCCTCGGACGTTCCGCTGAGCCAGATGCACAACACCGCCCGCGGCGAGTACGTCAAGAACGGAATGAGCAGGCTCTCCCGGGAGTACGTCCGGAACCGGATGCTGGCGAACTACCGGACGCTCGCCCGACTGGGGAGCACGGTCCCGCGACTGACAAACTTCCTCATGGGCAACTCGGTGGTCCAGACGCTCAACGAGAAACTGCTGGGAATCACCAGCGAGCGCGAGTTCCCCGAGTTCGCCGAGGAGACGTTCCGGGAGTGGTGGGAATCGAGAGGCGGAGCAAATGTCGAGAGCGACGACAAGCGCGTGGCGTACTTCCACGGCTGTTACGCCAACTACAACACGCCCGCGGTCGGCAAGGCGGCGGTCCGGGTGTTCGAGTCGTTCGGCTACGAGGTGCTGGTCCCGCCCCAGCGGTGTTCGGGCACGCCGATGTTCGCCAACGGGATGTTAGACGACGCCGAGCGCGCCGCCGAAGTCAACGTCGAAGAACTCGCGGCCGCAATCGAGGACGGCGCGGATATCATCGCCTCCTGTACCTCCTGTTCGATGTCGCTCCGACAGGAGTACCCCGAACTGTTCGACTTCGAGGGGACCGCGTCGGTCGCGGCCCGGACCTACGAGGCGGTCGAGTACCTCCGGCTGTTCGAGGACCTCGACGGAGCGCTCGAAGATAGCGAAATCGAGGGACAGGAATTCGCCTACCACGCGCCCTGTCACGCCCGGAATCAGGGCATTGCGGGGCAGGCGGTCGAACTCCTCGACCGACTCGACGGCGCGAGCGCCGAGGACGTGGGACCCTCGTGCTCGGGCATCTCGGGCACCTACGGCTGGAAGCAAGAGAAGTACGACACCTCGATGGCCATCGGCGCGGAGATGTTCGAGCACATGGAAGACGCCGACGCCGAGACCGGCCTTACGGAGTGTCCGACCTGCGCGATGCAGATGGAACACGGCACCGGCTACGAGGTCCGCCACCCGCTGGAGGTGCTGGAAGCGGCGCTGGTCGAGTGAGGCCGGGGAGGGGTGTCCGGTCCGATGTCGCTCCCTGCGACCACTCCACCGACGAGAGACCGCAACCACATGCCTCCCCAGCCAGCTCCCTCGCTCCTTCCAGTCGCTCGGTCGTTCCTCACGCGGGAATGGCGCGCGCTGGTGCGGGCCGCGGTTTGGCCCGCACCATCTCCGCGCGAGGGACGAGTATCACAGGGCCTGCCTGTGGCAGGCCCGAGAAACGCAGTCGGTTGGGGAGGGTGTGGCCCGCGGTCGCGGTGCGGTCTCTCAGAGGTGTCGGGAGTAGTGCGGTCTCTCAGAGGTGTCGGGAGTAGTGCGGTCTCTCAGAGGTGTCGGGAGTAGTGCGGTCTCTCAGAGGTGTCGGGAGTAGTGCGGTCTCTCAGAGGTGTCGGGAGTAGTGCGGTCTCTCAGAGGTGTCGGGAGTAGTGCGGTCTCTCAGAGGTGTCGGGAGTAGTGCGGTCTCTCAGAGGTGTCGGGAGTAGTGCGGTTCTCGGTGGTGTTGGAGGACGCGAGTGCGGTTCCCGGCGGTGTTGGAGGATTCGAGTTCGGTTCTCGGTGGTGTTGGAGGACGCGAGTGCATGCCCCGACCTGTCGACGGACGCGGGTGTCGTTCCCACCACCGCCGACAGGAGCGACGCCGACGCGGTTGGTCCCTAGTCCTGTCCCGGAGTCGGAGCCGGGTCGCCGCGCCCGTCCTCGACGTACTCCAGGTCGTCGGTGTAGTAGTCGACGAGCAGGACCGCGAACGCCCCGACGAGTCCGGCGACCAGCACCGCGGCCGCGCGCTCGGGTGACCACGCCCCGCCCGCGCCGACCACGCGCTCGACCGGCAGCCTGAGCGCCCCGACCATCAGCGCGACGAGGAAGGTCAGGGTCACCTGCCGGTGGGTCGCGAGTGCCCACTTCACCACGCGGGCGAACGAGAGGATGCCGACCGCCGCGCCCGCGACGAACGAGACCACCGAGACGCCGGGGCCGACCAGCGCGTCGAGGGAACCGCCCCGGACCGCGCCTATCGCCCCGTCGATGAACGCGTGGAGGGTGTTGGACATGAACACGTACTGGCCGAACAGGACGAGCAGGAGCGACCCCGATATCCCGGGCAGGATCATCGCGCAGATGGCTATCGCCCCCGCGACGAAGAGGACCGGCGGTGCGTGGGAGATGGCGGCCCCCGCCGCCTCGCCCGAGAGCGCGAACGCGACGGCGAATCCCGCGACCGCCGCCGCGCGCTCCTCGCGGGTGTCCAGACCCACCTCGCTCCAGAGGACGACCGCCGACGCCGCGATGAGACCGAAGAAGAACGCGAACAGGACCGCGGGGTTCGACGCTTCGAGCGCGGAGACGACCCCCGTCACGCCCACGATGGCGGTCATGACGCCCGCGCCCAGCACCACCAAGAATCCGACGTCCATCTCCCGGAGCGTCCCGAGCGCCCGAGCGCGCGCGTCGGGGTCGTACGCCCGCGGGAGGTCGGCGAGTAGTTGCGGGTCGAACGACGCGATAGCGCCGACGAGTCGCTCGTAGATGCCGGTTATCAGCGCGATGGTGCCGCCCGAGACGCCGGGGACGGCGTCGGCGGCACCCATGCAGACGCCCTTGAGGTAGACCGAGAGCCAACGTCCCATCGGTTCTCGTCTACGCCGACCCCGCAGAAAACAGTTGGCTTTCGGCGTTCAGTTCCGGCCAGCGAGCGCGAACGCGCCGAGAGACGCGCCGACGAGTCCGGCGCTCGCGGGTGCCACGCCCTCGCGCTCGGGGACCGCGTCCCCGAGCGCCGACTGCGAACCGGCGGGCGAGGCGAGCGACGACTGGTTTCCGTCGTCGGTCGTCTCGTTCTGGCTGGTCGATTCGTTTCCGGTCTCGGTCTTCGTCTCGTTACCGGGCGGAGCCGTCTCGTTGCCCTCGGTCTCGTTACCGTTCTCGTTGGTCGGCGGCTCCCAGGTCTCCTCGGTGAGGTCGACCGAGACGTTGCTGTCGTCCTCGCCGATGACCTGTCCCTCGGTCACGTCGGCGCTGGCGTTGTGGAAGGTGTAGCTCTCGTTGCCCGACTCGCTGAGCGGCGTGTTGAACTCGTACGGGCCGGTCGCGCGCACGCTGGTGTTGGTGTAGCCCTCGTCGGTGCCCCACTCGTCGTAGCCGGTCGTAGAGTACGGCAGGGTCATGGTGAACTCGCCGTTCTCGTTCGTCTCGGCCTGCTGGGTGTAGGTGAACGTGGAGTTGGCTCCCGTGGGCGCCATCTCGACCTCGGCGGTGACGGTCTCGTTCGTCGGGCCGCTGCCCTCGACCGTCGCGCCGGGGACGCGCTCGAACGTCTTGACCCACGAGGGGTTGGTCTTGAACAGCGCGTTGGGGTTCACGCCAGCCTCCTGGAGCAGTTGCATCTCGCGCTGGAGCGTCTGGGCGTACTCCCGGGACTGGGTGCCCGAGGACTCGCTCTGCTTGACCAGCCGGTAGTGTTCGAGCGCGGGGACGCGCTCGCTCGGGAACGGTCCGATGCCGCCGACCTGCGCGGAGCCGTCCTCCTCGACGTACTCGCGGGCCTCCTCCATCGAGTCGAACCGCTGGACGACACTGCTGTTCGGCCCGGTCGGCTCGCCGACCGCCGCATCGGAGTTGAGACCCGGGACGCGGTCGTAATCGACCACTATCGGACTCGGCTCGACCGCGCTTCCGTGGTAGAGGTAGAGCCGCGCCACCTGACTCCGGTAGTAGCGCTGGTCTTTCATGTTGAGCAGCATCTGGGGCTGGGACTGCTGGTCGGTCAGTCCGGCGTAGACCTGCGTGGAGAAGTCGGTCGACTCGACATCGTCGTTGAAGACCGTGGGCGCGCTGAACTTCGAACTCGGTTCGGCCATCTGCCAGTCGGCCATCACGTACCGAATCTCCTCGTCGTCCTCGCTGAGGTCATCGAGGACGGCGTCGGCGTCCGGCTCGCTCGGCGCGAGCAGGTACTCGGCGGCGGTCGGCGCACCCTCCTGGAACGGGTTGGCGTGCGGGATGCGCTCGCCCTGAGTCGTGATCCAGTGGCCGTAGTCCCACCACGACATCACGCCGTACGCGCCGTCGGGATAGTCGAAGTCGCTGTCCTGTTGGTCGAACGTGCCGTAGTGTTCCATCTCGTTGTCGGCACCGCCGAAGGTCCCCTCGGCGGGCGTCTCGTTCGCCATCCAGTCGAGCGTTCCGCCCCAGTTAGTCACCGCGCCGGGACCAGCGCTCGCACCCACCGACATCGCGGTCTGGGTCCTGTCGATGACCGGGTTGCCCGTGGTCCCGATGGTGGCCGGGAAGACCAGCACCGGTAACACGAGCAGGAGGATGAACACCACCGTCAGCACCTGATACCCCTCGATGTCGGTGAACGCCTCGCGGTCGGTGAGGTTCACGGCCGCGAGGGTGCGACCGAACAGGTACGCGTTCAGCACCGCGACCGGCACCACGAGGTAGTAGTTGAACCGCACCTGCGTGAACGCCGCCGCGAAGATGAACGCCGACCACACGAGCACGAGGAAGTACTCCGCGCGGTGGTCGTTCGTCCGGTAGGTCCGAACGACCATCCAGACCGCGGCCACGACGGCCGTGAACAGCATCAGGCCGTACTCCTGAAAGACGACGTCTAGCGGGGAGATTCCCCACTGCGGTTCGGCCCGAGAGAGGAACGGCTGGGCCTCGCCGATGGTCCGGGTCTGGGCGTTGGTGCCGAACCCGACGACACGGATGACGTTGTTCCGGACGAGGCGGAACAGGTCGGGGAGCGCGACCGCGACGAGTCCCACGATAGCGACGACGACACCCGCGATGGCTCCCGGATAGAGCCTCGAATCGAGGTCGCGGGCGTCCCACTCGCGGGCGAGCCACGCCATGAACGCGGTGCCTCCGGCGACCCCGAACGCGAGCAGGGGCTGGAGGGGAGAGAACTTCGTCGGGCTGAACTCGAACGTCCCCAGCGGGACGAGCATGAGCAGTCCCGCGACCGCCATGCTGGTCGCGCCGACGAACGCGAGGTGGTCGGGACTGACACCGCGGACGTAGTCGGCCGACAGCTTGAGCGCGAAGAACACGCCGAAGATGCCGACTATCAGCACGCCCGGCGGCCACGTCCAGACGTAGAGCGCCGTCGCGAACCCGGCGAGGGCGCTGTAAGCGAGCGGAACCCGGAGGGCGGCGAGGTCGCGGTCGACGAGGAGCTCGTAGACGGGCTTCTCGCGCTCGGCGACCGTCACCGCGACCATCATCGCGAACACCGCGATCACCTGGAAGAGGACCTCGGCGACGTGGTGGTCGGCGAACCCGACCGTACTCCGCCGGAGGAAGGTTCCCGGGAGCAGCGCGAGGACGACGACGCCGAACAGTCCGCCGGGGCGGCCGCCGAGGCGCTTGCCGATGAGATAGGTCGGAACCGCCACGAGCGCGCCGACCACCGCGGGAGTGACCATGACGGTCATCGCGATGGTCTGCTGGGAGGGGTCGCCCAGACCGACCACGAGCGCGGCCGTCGCCATGAGTTGGTCGTACAGCGTCCCGTACTGGCCGACGCTGGTGCCGTACGGGAAGTAGGTCCACGGGTCGTAGGGCATGGTACTCGGCCAGTTGTCGACCGTGTACGTGACCTGTCGGAGGTGATACCACGGGTCGTTTCCGTCGAGGAAGACCTCGCCGTTTCGGAGGAAGTCACCGTATGACTGGAGACGCACCCAGAGCATGAACGCGAACGCCGCGACGAGCACGGGTACGTGATACCAGTCCTCGAAGGCGTCGAGGATCGACTCGACGGATTCCGTCGAGTCTTCGACCTGCTCAGTCTGCTGGCTCATTGGCTTGAGAAACTGGCAAAACGCGCATAAGCCTTATCATCTGGACACGTACCCAACAGTTTAACTGTCGCTGATGCCGACACTTTTGCCGGGCCGGGAGAACGCCGGACGGCGGCCGTCGCTCGCGCTTCTGGAGAAGCGCGAGCGACTGTCAGGGGAGCATCTCCCTGCGGAGGTCCCGGAGGACCGCGAGAACGTCGATGCGGATGCGCTCGCTCAGGGCCAGCAGGACCGCGAAGTACGTCGCCGCGCCGACCCCGAGCAGGACCGCGATTCGGACCGCACCCGCTGCGCCGCCCAACTGGACTTCGAGGAGCCAGACCACGGCCGTCATGACCGCCATCGAGGCGACCTGTCGCGCAACGTCGACCACCGCCGACCGGGGAACCGGTTCGTCGAGGAAAGCGAGCATGCTGGCGACGCTCGCGCCGAACGCCAGCACGGTCGCCCACGCCACGCCCCACGCGCCGAACGCCACCGTGAGCGGGAGCGCAGAGAGGCCGTACGTGACGATGAGGACGACGCCGCTGGCGGCGTAGAGGCGGGGTCGGCCGGTCCCGAGGAAGAACTTCTCCAGCCCCTCGCGGTAGCCGTTCACCAGATTCGCCACCGCGAGGACGGGGATGAGCGCGTTCGCGAGGCCGACGACGCCCACCAGCGGGAGCGCTATCGTCCCGGCGCTGTTGGCGTAGATGGTCAGCAAGAGCGCGTTGCCGACGACCGCGCCGCCGCCGACGATGGGGATGGCGAACACTCCCGCGTAGGTGAACATCGCCGACAGCAGCCTGCCGACCTCCTCGTCGTCGCCCGCGGCGTCGAGCGCGGAGAACCGCGGGAACGCGACCTGCGCGAGCGCCGAGGAGAACAGCATCGACGCCTCGGTGATGGTGAACACGTTCTTGTAGACGCCGGTCGGTCCCGGGCCGACGAACTGGCCGAGCAGGATGTAGTCGGCCTGCTTGAACAGTTGGCCCGAGACGCTCTGGACGTAGGCGTACTTCGAGTAGTCGACGAACGACCGGAACAGCTCCATCGACGGCCGAGCGGGGACGACCCGCGCGAACCCGACGTACGAGACGAGGAATGTGAGGAACTGGCCCGCGATGAGCCCCCAGATGAGCCCCGGCACGCCGAAGTCGGCGACCACCAGCGCGGCCTGAATCGGGACGATGAGCGCGTACCGGCCGTTCTCTATCGCGCCGACGAGCGCGACCCGTTCTTTGCCTTCGAGGAACGAGCCCGAGAGCCGGAACAGCCCCCACGTCAGCACGGCGAGCGGGACGAGCAACGCGGCCTCGACCCCGACGAGGCCGTTTATCTGCGCTCGGAACGCCGCCGAGAGGACGGCGACGACCGCGACCCCCGCGAACAGGATTATCGCGCCGCTGGTGAAGTGGCGCGCCTCCTTACCGCCCTCGCTGACGCGCTTGACGACCACGGGGTAGAGGCCGAAGCTGAAGACGTTGGCCGCGACCATCTGGAGGCTGAAGAAGATGGCGTAGGTCCCGATGCCGTCGAACCCGAGCTGGCGGGTGAAGAAGACGGTGCCGAGGAATCCCGCCAGCGTCCCGAGGACGTTCGTGACGAACCGCTTCGATATCTCCGCGCCGACCTTCATCGTCACTCCAGATAGCCGAGTTCCCGGAGCCGGTCCTTTACTTCGCCCTCCCGCTCGTCGTCGCCCGCGACCCCCTCGCCGTCACCCGTGACCGCGTCGTCGCCCGCGAAGTCGTAGGTCTCGGGGTCGCGTTTCGCGGGGTCGGAACCCTCGGCGAACACGTCGAGGACCTCGCCGGTCGTCGATTCGGGAATCCGGTAGCCCAGCGCGTGGAGGACGGTCGGCGCGACGTCGGTGATGTGTGCGCCCTCGACCGTCCCGTCGCGGAACGACGGGCCGCGAGCGAGGAAGATGCCCTCGCGGGCGTGGCCGCTGGTGTCGACCTCGAACAGCACTTCCTCGGCGTCGAACCGCGAGGAGGCGTGGACCTCCGGCGTCTCGATGACCATCGCGAGGTCGGGCGTGTGGGGACCGCCGCGGTCGAGGCGCTCGAAGCGCACGTCGAGGCCCGCGGCGTCTGCGGCGTCGCCGAGCGCGCGCTCGGCGACGCCGCAGACGCGCTCGATCTCGTCGGGGTCGTCGGCGAGCGCGTACACCAGCGTCGTCTTCTGGCCCACGTCGGCGAGCGCCTCCGTCTCTGGCCAGTCGATGCGGCCCGTGCTCAGCGCGTTGTCGAGGCCGAGGGCGTCGCCCGTCGGGACGCCGGTCAGAGCGCTCTCGGGCACCAGCTTCCGGGCGAGCGTGAGCAGGCCGACCTTCCCGAGCAGGTCGCTTGCGGCGTCGCGGGCGGTCCCGAGCGCGGCCTTGGTCGCGTCCCCGGACTCGGTCAGCGAGACGAGTCCGGCGCGTTCGAGGGCGACGTTCGGCGCGAACTTCGCCCGGACCTTCTCGAAGCCGTGGTCGCTCATCACCACGAGGTCCTCGTCTTCGTGAGCGTCGAGGAACTCCCCGAGGCGCTCGTCGACGCGCCGGTACACCTCGAAGACGGGATTGCCGGAATCGGCTGGCGGGGTGCTGTCGGCCCCCCAGTAGTGGTGGGCCACCCGGTCGGTCGCACGAATCAGTCCGACCGCGAGGTCCGGGTCGTCGCGCTCGACGAAGTGCTCGAACGCCTCGAAGCGCTTGTCCACGAGTTCGAGGCTCAGGTCCACGTAGGCCCGCGAGCCGGGCCGCTCGTCGTTGCGGAGCTTGTACTCGCCCACCACCTCCTGAAGCTCGTCCCAGCGCTCGGGCGGGTGGGCGTACTCGTCCTTGTACTCGGGTGCGGCGGCGATTATCGTCCCCTCGATGGCCTGCCACGGGTACGAGCCGGGGATGTTGAACACCACCGCCGACCCGTTCTGGTCGTCGACGGCGTCCCACATCTTGCCGGGGACGAACTCGTCGTGGCTCAGGTCGTTCTCGCGGGTCTCCCGGTTGAAGTGGGTGAACCCGTACATGTCGAGGTCGGTCGGCTCCCGGCCGGTCGCGAACGCGGGCCACGCCGGGACCGTGATCTCGGGGACCGTGCTCTCCAGTTCCCCGCCCACGCCCTCGTCGAGCAGGCGCTCGAAGTTGGGGAGGCGGCCGGACTCCACCCACGGCTCGATGAGCGAGAGGGTCGCGCCGTCGAGTCCGAGGACTATCATGTCCGAGCGAACGCGGGGGGTCGCCAAAAGGGGTTTGGTCCCGCTTCGAAGGTGTGTTCGATGGGAGGTCCGTGGTCGCAGGTGGGACTCCTACGGAATAGAGTGACTTCGGCACCAACACTCCGAAAGCCCCCGCCCGGTCGCGGTCGCTCTGGCGGATATCCGCGCCTCACAACACCGCATCGGCGCGGATAGGGCCGCCAGAGACGACCACGGCCTTCGGCCGCGACCGGGCGGCCCCTTTCAGTCCCACCCGTGGTTCGGGTCACCGGGCGTTTTCGGCGGCTGTGTCATCGAGCGCGGTCGCCCGAGAAATCGTCACTCCAGATACCCCAAATCGGAGAG from Halorussus salilacus carries:
- a CDS encoding outer membrane protein assembly factor BamB family protein codes for the protein MRRREVLALSGIGLTGGCLRLTSDEDQSTQTTEESTTQSSSETTSGPTQTAETDETTETDETDDDRNAGIDLSEQWSFSGHSLAVRGDSLYTASYGNELRRYASDGTSEWSTSAVPEQYMLLNIETSLAATDSMVFVGASASGDEADNAELFALDADTGDEQWTHETRDDGTRTKMDYVAVHDGLVVFGSDADGSGDEQEPIVRALDAESGETVWELDEMEGHLVGIATTEQRIYAVGVFETYVVSASSGELVETFDWNTGFGGVVQTDDMLYTAGDPPLAYDMAAESKLWGPDISYEPNTRPSVGTNAVVLGTEAGWVIGLDPETGDTQWEARLSGESRVTPVTVEQTVWVVDERGTLYGIDQKTGEPHFEEEYDDSFSLASLSGQLVNGEDGAVYAIERS
- the glpA gene encoding anaerobic glycerol-3-phosphate dehydrogenase subunit GlpA, producing MTDTEVLVVGGGSTGCGVARDLAMRGVDVTLVEKGNLTHGTTGRMHGLLHSGGRYAVSDRASAEECIEENRVLRDIASHCVEMTGGQFVQLAGDPDEYFERKLAGCRDCGIPAEVLTAEEAREEEPYLTKDVERAIRVPDGAVDPFRLCVANAADAERHGARIETHTEVVDVLVDGEARRASPSTSERPPRGDVFGVEVRHESGPGKREHAAPGERERITAEYVVNAAGAWAGQLGAMAGVDVDVRPSKGAMVVMNCRQVDTVINRCRPKGDADIVVPHETTAILGTTDVEVEDPEEYPEEHWEVDLMIDELAELVPILREARTVRSFWGVRPLYEPPERGTTDPTDITRDYFLLDHEERDGLSGFASIVGGKFTTYRLMAEEIADHVCGELGVSARCRTADEPLPGSEDPGVLDDHMDRFGLRSPIARRSAQRLGSRADEVLRTDDPNPVLCDCEAVTRAEVRDAIAQSGTDLNAVRIRTRASMGNCQGGFCAHRLAAELHPEYGDEQADAALDELIDERWKGERHALWGEQLSQAMLNYALQATTMNRDRDTRDGARIDFAAFDSGTRTPPEREESRGD
- the glpB gene encoding glycerol-3-phosphate dehydrogenase subunit GlpB; its protein translation is MAIEDDVLVIGGGLAGMTAALAAAREGAGVRVVSHKESTLRSASGLVDVLGYPPERAPGSASGDADPGASVRGEDENADPAARSRRERAADGPLVDPFEAIPDLPESHPYRRVGVEGVRDALDLFDDAVGDRYRGGHTDRNALVPTHGGRIKPTARYPASAAAGLASDDRPALLVGFETVTDFDAPLAAAHLESAGVPFAARGVTVRFPGGFRADARLTRFADALDSNERVEIGGSGGSYTESLPAREALAEVVKDRLRGEQRVGFPALLGQHDAAGVRESLEAELGAAVFEVPMGPPSLPGLRLEGALVSACRDAGVRFSTGNPVVGYETATGPGGDGEIAAVRVDRNGASVPFHAESFVLATGGLVGKGIDSDREGVKEPIFDCHVSHPSDRYDWFEDETFGDHPFARFGVETDDDLRPLDSRGALEFPNLRACGAVLGGYDFAAEKSGAGVSLATGRAAGLAAAREGLEA
- a CDS encoding anaerobic glycerol-3-phosphate dehydrogenase subunit C codes for the protein MSDARNPDDTDDTDDVRQEATVDDEAFEPVAVFGESEEMDLRPGSDDCYKCSTCDTACPVAEVDDEFPGPKFQGPEQWRLKRKGDHDIDESVMSCSNCMRCDDACPSDVPLSQMHNTARGEYVKNGMSRLSREYVRNRMLANYRTLARLGSTVPRLTNFLMGNSVVQTLNEKLLGITSEREFPEFAEETFREWWESRGGANVESDDKRVAYFHGCYANYNTPAVGKAAVRVFESFGYEVLVPPQRCSGTPMFANGMLDDAERAAEVNVEELAAAIEDGADIIASCTSCSMSLRQEYPELFDFEGTASVAARTYEAVEYLRLFEDLDGALEDSEIEGQEFAYHAPCHARNQGIAGQAVELLDRLDGASAEDVGPSCSGISGTYGWKQEKYDTSMAIGAEMFEHMEDADAETGLTECPTCAMQMEHGTGYEVRHPLEVLEAALVE